In Bacteroidota bacterium, the genomic window GCCATTAGCAGCAATCTCGATGGTCTGCTGGAAAGCTTTGTAGCCAATAATGGTTACAATGATTTGATAGGCACCGGCTTGCACATCCTGAATATTGAAAAAGCCATTCGGATCTGTGATATCGCCAATGGTTGTATTGGCCAGATAAACGTGTGCGCCGGGTAACGATTCATCAGTTTCTGCATCACGGATGATACCGCTGACAGCACCTCTGTTTTGTGCGAAAGCACTGCCCGTAAACACACAATCTGTAAACAACAGTAACAGACAAAGCGATACCGCGAATTGCGGTATGCGGCTTTGAAGGCGACAGCGTACAGTTTGAATGTACATGGCTTTGAAAATCAGTTAGACTGTTTTTGGGAGCGTACCAAAAGCACCACGCCGGCAATCACTGCGGGTATGCTCAAGAGCTGACCCATGCTAAGCGGCAAACCCTCCGCAAATGCAGCCTGGCGCACCTTAACAAATTCAACCAGAAAACGCGCAGAAAAAACCAGGATCAGAAACAAGCCCAGCAACATTCCTCGGGGTGTGTCTTTGCCGTACTTACTGTACGTTTTGTGCAAAACAATGAAAATCAGCAAGTAGCAGATAGACTCGTAGAGTTGCGCGGGATGGCGTGGTAGTTCATCTATACGCGCAAAAATAACTCCCCAGCTTTTCTCTGTTGGTACGCCCAGAATTTCCGAGTTGAAGAAATTTCCGAGCCTGATGAGGCAGCCGGCCAACGAAATAGGTACTACAATGCGGTCGAGTAGCCACAAGTAAGGTTGGTTGCGCCTACTTTTTGAATACAGGTACATCCCGGTGAGGATCCCGATAGCCCCGCCGTGGCTGGCAAGTCCACCTCGCCATACTTTCAGAATTTCTACTGGATTACTGAGGTAATACGCCGGCTCATAAAACAGGCAGTGTCCGAGGCGGGCACCCACGATGGTTGAAATCATCATGTAAAGCAACAGGTTGTCGAGTTCTGCGACGGGTTTGCGCTCTCGGTCATAAACATAACGCATGTACAGGAATCCTAGGAAAAATCCTGTTGCAAACAGCAATCCGTACCAGCGGATCGTCAAAGGACCAAGTTCAAGTAGAATCGGACCGGCTTCCCAGCGAAAAGGGCTCACAAATATATACAGTGTTTTGTTGAAGAGAACACGTAGGTATCAGTTAGGTATAGCAAGGTAGCGCTTTAGCAGCAGAGACCAAAGCATCCGGAGGCTACAGATGAACAAAGTTAATCTCACCCGCTTTACCGGCTTCCTGCTGGTTTTAGTGTTTGTAACAGCCAGCGGGTTTCATTTCTATGTTGACAATAGGGACACGGATCTGGCGCGCGCCGGCGTATCTATGCACTATATAGCGAATGCCGGCGTGCTACTCAGCGCTGGCGACCAGCAGGTACTGATCGATGGGTTGCACCAGCCGTACCGCCCGGCGTACCGATCAACACCGCCTGCCGTGAAGACTGCAATGCTCGAGGGGGCACCTCCATTTAATGCCATTGACCTTGTATTGGTCTCGCACATCCACCGCGACCATTTTGATGCCTCGGATGTTGCCGCGCTTCTTGAGGCCCAACCCGATGCTTTGCTCATAAGCAGCAACCAGGTAGTCGACAGCTTGCTTGGTCATGGGGCACAATTTTCAGATCAAATGCAGCGCATTGCTTACAAAGAGGGGGCGTACGTAACGATTGAAAGAAAAGCAGTGACCATTCGTGCCGGCAAAGTAGCACATGGATCTGCGCGCTTCCGATGGATTCAAAATCTTGGGCATGTGGTTGAAATGGAAGGGCTCCGGTTCCTACATGTTGGAGATCCCGGTTTTGGCCGGGCAGATATCGAAAAACTTGTAGCCGAGCTGTCTATCGACGTTGCCCTGCTTCCTTCGTGGTTTCTTTCCGAACGTGAAGGCCGGGCGGTAATAGATGAAGTGATTCAACCACGCCATCTGGCTTTTTTACACGTTTCGCCCGGCGATGAGACAAAATTACGCCGGCTTGCCAATCAATATTATCCTGGGGCCCGGGTGCTAGCTGAACCCCTTGAAGCAATACACTATGAAAAGTAGCACCTCAATTGCAGTGTTGTTTTTGATGATGGCTATGGGCTGTGCAAAGCCCTCAACCGTGCTCCGGGCGCCCGGCAGCACTACATCGGGAGCTGTTGTTCGGGTGCAATCCAGCTATGGCGATTTACAACAGGCAGAAGTCATGGTATTGCGCTGGATAGAAAACGGCCAAAGTAACCCGCCCCTTGAGAGACGGATGACGCCCTTTGATATCCCGGTCAATGGCAATACGCTTGAGTTGCAACTCAGTAGCCCTGACAAAGGCCCATCGCTGAAGGTCTTATATATAGATGCTTCGGGCCAGATGAAAAATTACGTGCAGAGTACCCGGGTATGTATCGCATCAGCGGGCCAGTCAGCGGTAACGCTGCGGGATTGCAAAGTCGGCCTGCGTTAGCGCACACGCGTAATGGTCCGCGTAACCTGCCCTGTTGGTGTTTCCAATCGAACAAAATAGGTCCCTTGCGCAAGCCGGCTGGCGTCATACACAAACTGGTATACGCCGGCTGCAAGTTCGCTATTGCTGATTTCATCCATTACCCTGCCGAGCGCATCGTATACATAAAGACGAACCGAAGCGGGGGCGTCCAGTGCTATTTCGAACGTGGTTTGGGAAGCAAACGGATTGGGGAAATTAGGAGAAAGGAGAAAAGCCGGCTGGTTTTCAGCTTGCAAAAGGCGTTCATCTGGTTGCGCTTCAAATCCTGTTGCATCGTACCGGGCGATAAAGGAGGCAAACGTTGCGCTGGAAAGGGATTGCGCCCGGCCTTCGAACAACGCGTCCTGTACAAAAATACCTGTGAGAAATACATTGCCGCCTCTATCGGTAGCAATACCGGCACCTTCCGACTTTGCACCATCTATTCTTTGCAAGCCGGCCAGCACGCCATTTGATCGATAGCGTGCGATAAAAGCATTGGCTTCGCCGAGGCCTTCGAGGTCGTTTTCTGTATTCCCGGTGAAATCCGCGGCTTTTCTGAATAGACCGGTGATGAATACATCGCCCTGTGGGTCAACATCGATGTCGTAGGCATTATCCCATAAGTCGCCGCCGGCTGTATTTGCCCACGCAAGTGCGCCATCGCTGTCAAACTTGGAAACAAAGAGGTCAAAAGACTGGCCTTGCATGAGCGTAGAGGAGCCGGTGAAATCGTCAAGCGCAGCCTCGTCTTCGAAGTAGCCGGCGATGTACACGTTGTCCTCAGTATCAACGGTTAGGGCATTGGCAGCGTCAAAGCCCCGGCCGCCCATATACGTAAGCTTGTCTAGTGTCCCGGTTGGCGTATACCTTGCCAGAAACAGGTCATCTTGCCCGTGAGGAGCGCCATATACCCGTGCAGGGTCGGTATCAAGCAAAGGCAAAGGGCCGCGGGTGACACCTGTGACGTATACCCGGCCTTTACTGTCAGCAGCAATGCCAGAAGCCAGGTCTCTTCTTTCACCGCCCAGGGTTCGTACCCAGTTGAAGGTGCCGGCAGCATTGTATTGCGCAATGTATGCATCGAGTTGTCCTTTGCTTGTGATGGTCTGATTACCAAAAACAGCGGATGTCTCAAAGAATCCGGAGATGTACACCTTGCCATCCGGGCTCAGCGTGAGGCCGATGCCCTGATCTGATCGTTCACCGCCGGCCTTTGCACTCCACAATATCTGGCCATCTGCATCAAACTTTGCAAGAAAGGCATCTTCTTTACCCGTGCTTTCCAGGGTATGCTGGTCGTTGCTATCCTCGAATCTGATGACGCGTTCAAATGAACCTGTGAGATAAACGTGCCCCGCCGTATCTATTGCAATACGGAACGCACGGTCATCGCCTACGCCGCCAATGGTCTGCATCCAGATCACATCGCCGGCAGGCGTCGTCTTGAGTAAAACGATGTCCGATTTGCCGCGGTTGGAAAAGCGGTAGTCTGGATCGTTGTCCAGGGTGATTTCCTCCCGAAAAACACCAGCGTAAATAACATTACCCTGTGGGTCAACAGCAATGTCAGCGCCGGCACTGTAGTCTGAGCCAGAAATAGCTTTTATCCAGGCAACCCCTGTTGCTGTTTCTTTTGCAGCAAATTGGCCTTTGGCCTCTAACGGGAAAAACAGGAGAACAGGCAGACTGTAAAGCAGAACAGCCATGCGCCAATCTGAATAAAAAGGGTGGTAAAATCCTTTCGTCATGGTCACGCACGATTTGTAATCTGAAAAACGGGTCTTCAGTGGGGGGCGTGCTTGCATCGTACCGGACCGTAGGTCAATGTAGAAACAGCGCTTGACAAAAAATAGCTCCTCCTCAAAATCGTCTGCTTAGAGAGAACAAGCAAGGCATCATCAGGCTATACAAAGGCATCACGATTAATCGCCAATTTTGATACCCGGGCAAGGATTCTTATGCACAGTTTCAACGCTACCGTTTTTGACGAAGAACAATTTGAAAATCTGGATTGTCGTGAACAGGACCTCACCGATTTTATCTTTCGCGACTGTTCGTTTAAGACATGCAACTTTGAAGGCGCAAAACTGAGCAAGTCGCAGTGGGCCGACTGTGAGCTGATGG contains:
- the lgt gene encoding prolipoprotein diacylglyceryl transferase → MSPFRWEAGPILLELGPLTIRWYGLLFATGFFLGFLYMRYVYDRERKPVAELDNLLLYMMISTIVGARLGHCLFYEPAYYLSNPVEILKVWRGGLASHGGAIGILTGMYLYSKSRRNQPYLWLLDRIVVPISLAGCLIRLGNFFNSEILGVPTEKSWGVIFARIDELPRHPAQLYESICYLLIFIVLHKTYSKYGKDTPRGMLLGLFLILVFSARFLVEFVKVRQAAFAEGLPLSMGQLLSIPAVIAGVVLLVRSQKQSN
- a CDS encoding MBL fold metallo-hydrolase translates to MNKVNLTRFTGFLLVLVFVTASGFHFYVDNRDTDLARAGVSMHYIANAGVLLSAGDQQVLIDGLHQPYRPAYRSTPPAVKTAMLEGAPPFNAIDLVLVSHIHRDHFDASDVAALLEAQPDALLISSNQVVDSLLGHGAQFSDQMQRIAYKEGAYVTIERKAVTIRAGKVAHGSARFRWIQNLGHVVEMEGLRFLHVGDPGFGRADIEKLVAELSIDVALLPSWFLSEREGRAVIDEVIQPRHLAFLHVSPGDETKLRRLANQYYPGARVLAEPLEAIHYEK
- a CDS encoding SBBP repeat-containing protein; its protein translation is MTKGFYHPFYSDWRMAVLLYSLPVLLFFPLEAKGQFAAKETATGVAWIKAISGSDYSAGADIAVDPQGNVIYAGVFREEITLDNDPDYRFSNRGKSDIVLLKTTPAGDVIWMQTIGGVGDDRAFRIAIDTAGHVYLTGSFERVIRFEDSNDQHTLESTGKEDAFLAKFDADGQILWSAKAGGERSDQGIGLTLSPDGKVYISGFFETSAVFGNQTITSKGQLDAYIAQYNAAGTFNWVRTLGGERRDLASGIAADSKGRVYVTGVTRGPLPLLDTDPARVYGAPHGQDDLFLARYTPTGTLDKLTYMGGRGFDAANALTVDTEDNVYIAGYFEDEAALDDFTGSSTLMQGQSFDLFVSKFDSDGALAWANTAGGDLWDNAYDIDVDPQGDVFITGLFRKAADFTGNTENDLEGLGEANAFIARYRSNGVLAGLQRIDGAKSEGAGIATDRGGNVFLTGIFVQDALFEGRAQSLSSATFASFIARYDATGFEAQPDERLLQAENQPAFLLSPNFPNPFASQTTFEIALDAPASVRLYVYDALGRVMDEISNSELAAGVYQFVYDASRLAQGTYFVRLETPTGQVTRTITRVR